In Microcoleus sp. FACHB-831, one genomic interval encodes:
- a CDS encoding tetratricopeptide repeat protein — protein MSQKRGRWIVNLVLLLALVTFVGVSLFPLLGNVLQENQPSAVGTPAPKPTQLGVKESDLQDQAKGYELVLQREPDSKTSLRGLLEVRLQLGDLKGATDALEKLAALSPEQTEYMVLLAQAKQQLGDREAAATAYRSVLTSNPGDMNALQGLVSLLLQQKRPEAAIGLLQDTLKTATQTNQVQPGSIDTTSVQLLLGQVYINEQRFAEALTIYDEAVKTNKQDFRPVLAKAIVLQRLGKAAEAKPLFTTAVALAPPQYKDQIKQMATETPTAAAATPTPAATSTPAATPTPTSSPSVSAPAP, from the coding sequence GTGTCCCAAAAGCGCGGTCGCTGGATCGTTAATCTTGTCCTACTACTGGCACTCGTCACGTTTGTAGGAGTTTCCCTGTTCCCTTTGCTGGGGAATGTCCTTCAGGAAAATCAGCCCTCTGCTGTTGGCACACCAGCACCCAAGCCGACGCAACTCGGGGTTAAAGAAAGTGACCTGCAAGATCAGGCTAAGGGTTACGAACTGGTTTTGCAGCGAGAACCCGATAGTAAAACGTCATTGCGCGGTCTTTTAGAAGTGCGGTTGCAACTGGGCGACCTTAAAGGTGCTACTGATGCCCTGGAAAAGTTAGCTGCGCTGAGTCCCGAACAGACCGAGTATATGGTCTTGCTGGCTCAAGCTAAACAGCAACTAGGCGATCGCGAAGCTGCTGCTACGGCTTATCGCTCGGTCTTAACTTCCAATCCGGGGGACATGAATGCCTTACAAGGTCTTGTGAGTCTGCTGCTACAGCAAAAACGCCCTGAAGCAGCTATCGGTTTGCTTCAAGACACTTTGAAAACAGCAACGCAAACTAATCAAGTTCAACCAGGCAGCATAGATACTACCTCAGTCCAACTACTACTAGGTCAGGTTTACATCAACGAGCAGCGTTTTGCAGAAGCGCTGACTATCTATGATGAGGCTGTTAAAACCAATAAACAGGACTTTCGCCCTGTTTTAGCTAAAGCCATTGTTTTACAACGACTAGGCAAAGCCGCAGAAGCTAAACCCCTGTTCACAACGGCTGTTGCTCTGGCACCACCACAGTACAAAGACCAAATTAAACAGATGGCCACTGAAACGCCTACTGCGGCGGCAGCAACACCAACTCCGGCAGCAACATCAACTCCGGCAGCAACCCCAACTCCTACGAGTTCTCCCTCTGTCTCTGCACCCGCTCCTTAA
- a CDS encoding response regulator: protein MNLEKSSERWAKLVAAIASKIPIYSRWLPVCIGMGISAASLLLWQGLLADERSQIQQMMQAESSKVKTQFTTQLNARISALVRMSKRWEIRGGTPKPEWEADAQIHINDYKGFQAIEWIDSSFKVRWIVPLAGNEAAQNLKLNFEERRRRALEAARNSGDVTVTGSINLVQGGKGFLVYVPIFQKQKFDGFIAGVFRVEQLLDTILDDQLLHGYSLVVFDGKEEVYRFNRVNKQTDSKWSEEIKIDLYGDRHDPELAGHPYWRVVVEPTSELLEKERSLLPKVALIGGLLIAWMLALAVYLAQKSQRRSKQVELANQKLEKEITERQQTEEALQRQLMAVEAAMDGIAIINSNGEYLYLNKAYINLFGYSSAAELLGKKWQEHYNQKEIERLEREFLLSVRSKGYWHGEATPRKGDGSTFVQGISLTAIADGGMVCVCRDISVRKQAENELQIAKEMAEAAARAKSEFLATMSHEIRTPMNGVIGMTGLLLDTKLTSVQQDFVETIRTSGDALLTIINEILDFSKIESGKLELEEQTFNLQICIEECLDLLAQQATQKGLELAYIISPPTPTAIVGDATRLRQIIVNLLGNAVKFTELGEVVVSVTAQPLDAIANEKLPTEYEIQFAIEDTGIGIPEVRMNRLFKAFSQVDSSTTRQFGGTGLGLAISRRLSELMGGTMWVESGGKVGGNPSANFALDANQALNRSKSKVEEPCEESAVNLHPKFNHGSTFYFTIGAKSADAQSCPGELQPTHSQLKGKRMLIVDDNATNRQILTLQAHNFEMISRGASSAAYALELLRQGETFDIAILDMQMPQMNGLELAAAIRQMPGCEELPLVMLTSIGRSESSFHCSPVKFAAVLNKPIKQSQLRNVLSSILCKQFVPFKENSPNPSQFDNKLGERLPLRILLAEDNPVNQKVALHLLRRLGYRADVAGNGLEVLEQLRIMSYDVVLMDVQMPEMDGLTVSRLICKQWLPTERPRIIAMTANAMESDRQECFDAGMDDYISKPIRVNEVIEALSKCQPQTASKPISPLDAKTLQALREIGGGDDLNLLAEIIDSYLADAPQLLAVIKAAIAQQDAKALQQASHTLKSTSAVCGAIAFSHLCEELELMARSSAISGGLDKFSQLEAEYQKVTTALEIELQQCGKTS from the coding sequence ATGAACCTAGAAAAATCAAGCGAGCGTTGGGCTAAACTCGTAGCGGCGATTGCGAGCAAAATTCCCATCTATTCTAGATGGTTACCTGTTTGTATTGGGATGGGAATCTCCGCAGCTAGTCTGTTGCTTTGGCAAGGATTGCTGGCTGACGAGCGATCGCAAATTCAGCAGATGATGCAAGCCGAATCCTCAAAGGTAAAAACCCAATTTACAACTCAGCTCAACGCTCGAATATCGGCGTTAGTAAGGATGTCCAAACGCTGGGAGATACGCGGCGGGACTCCCAAACCTGAGTGGGAAGCTGATGCACAGATTCATATAAATGACTACAAAGGTTTCCAAGCCATCGAGTGGATAGACTCATCATTCAAGGTGCGCTGGATTGTCCCCCTAGCAGGAAACGAAGCAGCCCAAAACTTAAAGCTAAATTTTGAGGAGCGACGCCGTAGGGCTTTAGAAGCAGCGCGAAATAGTGGTGATGTTACAGTTACGGGTTCTATAAATTTAGTTCAAGGCGGTAAGGGGTTTTTAGTTTACGTTCCGATTTTCCAAAAGCAAAAATTTGACGGTTTTATTGCGGGAGTGTTTCGAGTTGAGCAATTGCTAGATACCATCTTGGACGATCAGCTTCTACATGGATACTCTTTGGTTGTATTTGATGGAAAGGAGGAAGTATACAGGTTTAACAGGGTTAACAAACAAACCGACTCGAAATGGAGTGAGGAAATAAAAATAGATTTATATGGCGATCGCCACGATCCAGAATTAGCAGGACACCCATATTGGCGAGTCGTGGTTGAGCCAACATCAGAGTTACTAGAAAAAGAGCGATCGCTCCTACCCAAAGTAGCGTTAATTGGTGGGTTGCTAATAGCGTGGATGTTAGCGTTGGCGGTTTATCTTGCCCAAAAATCCCAACGGCGCTCCAAACAAGTTGAACTTGCCAACCAAAAACTAGAAAAAGAAATCACCGAGCGTCAGCAAACAGAGGAAGCTTTGCAAAGACAGCTAATGGCTGTGGAAGCCGCAATGGACGGCATCGCCATTATTAATAGTAACGGCGAGTACCTTTACCTGAATAAGGCTTATATCAATCTGTTTGGATACAGTTCTGCCGCAGAATTATTAGGCAAGAAATGGCAAGAACATTACAACCAAAAAGAAATAGAGCGTTTGGAGCGCGAATTCCTTCTCAGCGTGCGGTCAAAAGGTTACTGGCATGGCGAAGCAACTCCTAGAAAAGGAGATGGCAGCACCTTTGTCCAAGGTATTTCTTTGACAGCGATCGCAGATGGGGGAATGGTTTGTGTTTGCCGTGATATAAGCGTGCGAAAGCAGGCCGAGAACGAACTCCAAATAGCTAAAGAAATGGCCGAAGCGGCGGCGCGAGCCAAGAGCGAGTTTCTGGCAACTATGAGCCACGAAATCCGCACGCCAATGAACGGCGTGATCGGCATGACAGGTTTATTGCTCGATACCAAGCTAACTTCTGTACAACAAGATTTTGTGGAAACAATTCGCACCAGCGGCGATGCTTTGCTGACAATTATTAACGAAATCCTAGATTTCTCTAAAATCGAATCTGGTAAATTGGAATTAGAAGAACAAACTTTTAATCTGCAAATTTGTATTGAAGAATGTCTAGACTTACTAGCTCAACAAGCCACCCAAAAAGGTTTGGAACTTGCTTATATAATTTCTCCTCCAACCCCAACTGCAATTGTGGGAGATGCTACCAGATTACGCCAAATTATAGTTAATTTACTTGGTAACGCCGTTAAATTTACCGAATTAGGGGAAGTTGTTGTTTCAGTAACAGCCCAGCCTTTAGATGCCATTGCTAACGAAAAACTGCCAACTGAGTACGAGATTCAATTTGCGATCGAAGATACTGGTATCGGTATTCCAGAAGTCAGGATGAATCGCTTGTTTAAGGCATTTAGCCAAGTAGATTCTTCCACTACTCGCCAATTTGGTGGCACGGGTTTAGGCCTTGCTATTAGCAGACGATTGAGCGAACTGATGGGCGGTACTATGTGGGTAGAAAGTGGAGGTAAAGTGGGTGGAAATCCCTCTGCTAATTTTGCGTTAGATGCTAACCAGGCTCTGAACAGGTCAAAGTCTAAAGTTGAGGAGCCTTGCGAGGAAAGCGCTGTAAATTTACATCCAAAATTTAACCATGGTTCTACTTTTTATTTCACTATAGGCGCTAAATCAGCAGATGCCCAATCTTGCCCAGGTGAGTTACAACCAACTCATTCTCAGTTAAAGGGCAAGCGAATGCTAATTGTTGATGATAATGCTACTAATAGGCAAATTCTCACTCTACAAGCCCATAACTTCGAGATGATTTCCCGGGGTGCTAGCTCGGCTGCTTATGCTTTGGAATTACTGCGTCAAGGTGAGACATTTGATATCGCGATCCTCGATATGCAGATGCCCCAAATGAATGGCTTAGAGCTAGCCGCAGCCATACGCCAGATGCCGGGATGTGAAGAATTGCCTTTAGTAATGTTGACTTCGATAGGTAGATCAGAATCTAGTTTTCATTGTTCACCAGTAAAGTTTGCAGCGGTTTTGAATAAGCCTATTAAACAATCACAATTACGCAATGTTTTGAGTAGTATTTTATGCAAGCAATTCGTTCCTTTTAAAGAAAACAGCCCTAATCCTTCTCAATTTGACAACAAATTAGGAGAACGTTTACCGCTACGGATTTTGTTAGCGGAAGATAATCCTGTTAACCAGAAAGTTGCTTTGCATTTGTTGCGAAGATTGGGGTATAGGGCAGATGTAGCAGGGAATGGATTGGAGGTGCTAGAACAGCTACGCATCATGTCTTATGATGTGGTGCTAATGGATGTACAAATGCCAGAGATGGATGGTTTGACAGTATCTCGACTGATATGTAAGCAATGGTTGCCAACTGAACGTCCTCGAATTATTGCCATGACAGCGAATGCTATGGAGAGCGATCGCCAGGAATGTTTTGATGCAGGCATGGATGACTATATCAGCAAACCAATTAGGGTAAATGAGGTAATTGAGGCTCTTAGCAAATGTCAGCCCCAGACAGCAAGTAAACCTATAAGTCCTCTGGATGCAAAAACTTTACAAGCGTTAAGAGAAATAGGGGGCGGAGATGATTTAAATTTGTTGGCTGAGATAATTGATAGTTATTTGGCAGATGCTCCCCAACTGCTTGCAGTAATTAAAGCGGCGATCGCTCAACAAGACGCCAAGGCTCTACAACAAGCAAGTCATACTCTCAAGTCCACCAGTGCTGTATGTGGCGCGATCGCTTTCTCGCACTTGTGCGAAGAATTAGAGTTAATGGCAAGAAGCAGCGCTATCTCAGGTGGATTAGACAAATTTTCGCAGCTTGAAGCTGAGTACCAAAAAGTTACAACTGCTTTGGAAATAGAACTTCAACAATGTGGTAAAACCTCATAA
- a CDS encoding DUF4351 domain-containing protein, producing MAYDNTCKYLAEEYPADFVGWLLSDSTSDIQVLKTELSLDPIRADSVIFIKIGNKILHLEFQTQPQSNPPIDFRMLDYYTRLKREYGCQIEQVVIFLQQTTSEIVFKHEYLDTNTRHGYRAMRMWEENPAPLLANPALLPFATLARSNSPNTLLEQVAARVDMIEETDERRNISACAEVLAGLRFEKNLIQELFREEVMQESVIYQDILQKGEQRGKQQGKQEEALALIMRQLPRRIGAIAPDLEERIRGLSLFQLEELAEALLDFSAANDLTVWLDANS from the coding sequence TTGGCTTACGACAACACTTGCAAATATCTGGCTGAAGAATATCCAGCGGATTTTGTCGGCTGGCTGCTTTCAGACAGCACCTCAGACATCCAGGTACTGAAAACTGAACTCAGCCTAGATCCGATTCGCGCCGATTCTGTCATATTTATCAAAATTGGCAACAAAATTCTCCACCTAGAATTTCAAACCCAGCCACAATCTAATCCACCTATTGACTTCCGAATGCTCGACTACTACACCCGACTAAAGCGGGAATATGGGTGTCAAATCGAGCAGGTGGTGATTTTTTTACAGCAAACCACTTCAGAGATTGTTTTTAAGCATGAGTATTTAGACACCAACACCAGACACGGATATCGAGCTATGCGAATGTGGGAGGAAAATCCCGCACCACTGCTGGCTAATCCTGCGTTACTACCCTTCGCTACTTTGGCTCGAAGCAACTCGCCCAATACTTTATTAGAGCAAGTTGCCGCACGGGTGGATATGATCGAGGAAACTGACGAGCGACGCAATATTTCGGCTTGTGCAGAGGTTCTGGCTGGTTTGCGGTTTGAAAAAAATCTGATTCAAGAGCTGTTTAGAGAGGAAGTTATGCAGGAATCTGTAATTTATCAAGATATCCTTCAAAAGGGCGAGCAACGAGGAAAGCAACAAGGAAAGCAAGAGGAGGCGTTAGCACTGATTATGCGCCAACTCCCGCGACGAATTGGCGCGATCGCCCCCGATCTCGAAGAACGCATTCGCGGGTTATCCCTTTTTCAGTTGGAGGAGTTGGCGGAGGCGCTGTTAGATTTCTCCGCTGCAAATGATTTAACTGTGTGGCTAGACGCTAATTCCTAA
- a CDS encoding homocysteine biosynthesis protein — protein sequence MRTIAEINDKISRQCAAVLTVDELKARVVEVGVTQTAKEVDVITTGTFEPMESSGAIINLGHTDPPIKIRQCWLDGVLAYSGFGAVDLYLGATQVPEDGEESRERGGGHVIQDLIAGKTVQLRAIGQVTDCYPRASFDTTITRDTINQFYLYNPRNLYQNFIVGVNGGDRPLFTYLGPLQPRLSNGVYSNTGAISPLLNDPDLQLIGIGSRIFLGGGVGYVSWEGTQHFPLQKRLPNRTPVGPSATLALIGDAKQMNARWVRACYFKNYGPSLMLGVGVPLPVLHEEVVAKCAVQDKDIVAPVVDFSIPRRVRPTFGLVSYAQLKTGRITIEGKAVRVAPLASIYLSRQVALELKQWIENGQFTLTEPVSVIPMDRTFVPQDSWGQRIPLD from the coding sequence ATGCGAACAATTGCCGAAATTAACGACAAAATCAGCCGCCAGTGCGCCGCCGTCCTGACTGTAGACGAACTAAAAGCACGGGTGGTAGAAGTTGGCGTAACCCAAACCGCGAAGGAAGTGGATGTCATCACAACTGGCACTTTTGAGCCTATGGAGTCATCAGGTGCAATTATTAACCTGGGACACACCGACCCACCCATAAAAATTCGTCAGTGTTGGTTAGATGGTGTCCTAGCATACTCTGGCTTCGGTGCGGTGGATTTGTACTTGGGAGCGACTCAAGTTCCCGAAGACGGGGAAGAATCCAGAGAAAGAGGCGGCGGTCATGTAATTCAAGATTTGATTGCTGGGAAAACGGTGCAGTTACGCGCCATAGGACAAGTAACAGACTGCTATCCCCGCGCATCCTTTGATACAACCATTACCCGCGACACAATTAACCAGTTTTATTTATACAATCCGCGCAATCTATACCAAAATTTTATTGTAGGAGTTAATGGAGGCGATCGCCCCCTCTTTACCTACCTCGGCCCCCTGCAACCCCGCCTCTCTAATGGGGTTTATTCAAACACGGGCGCCATCTCCCCCCTGCTAAACGACCCAGATTTGCAACTAATTGGCATTGGCAGTCGCATTTTCTTAGGCGGCGGCGTCGGCTACGTTTCCTGGGAGGGCACTCAACACTTTCCCTTACAGAAGCGCTTGCCCAATCGGACGCCAGTCGGCCCATCTGCCACGCTTGCCTTAATAGGAGACGCTAAACAGATGAACGCCCGTTGGGTAAGGGCTTGCTACTTCAAAAATTACGGCCCATCTCTAATGCTGGGCGTAGGCGTGCCGCTCCCAGTTTTACACGAGGAAGTTGTGGCTAAGTGTGCCGTCCAAGACAAGGACATAGTAGCGCCTGTTGTCGATTTCTCCATTCCCCGGCGCGTCCGTCCCACCTTCGGCTTGGTGAGTTACGCCCAGTTGAAGACCGGGCGCATCACGATTGAGGGTAAAGCGGTGCGGGTAGCTCCGTTAGCCAGTATCTACTTATCACGTCAAGTTGCCTTGGAATTGAAGCAATGGATTGAAAACGGCCAATTTACCCTCACCGAACCTGTTTCTGTCATTCCAATGGACAGGACTTTTGTACCCCAAGACAGCTGGGGTCAGAGGATTCCTCTCGACTAA
- a CDS encoding AI-2E family transporter — protein MPISANLAELNGNCCQIAWESSSVNLGQWIGLLAVVISFYVLWQIRQVLLLVFVAVVLATALNRLARWLQSKRVPRLLAVLLSVGILASAITGFFLLIVPPFAAEFQELTTTKFPQVLALVSDWQNQLRSRLPAQLLPYIPDVDSLVQQLQPFLNRLLGGSVAVFSGSLGVVLNLLLVLVLTIMLLVNPQAYRKAFLRLFPSFYRRRADGILSECEVSLGAWLGGAFISMSVIAILSWLGLTILGIRLAIASGVLAGLLNFIPNIGPTLSVVLPMGIALLDAPWKSVFVLALYIIIQQFESNLLTPYIMSQQVSLLPAVTLLSQLVFTTAFGSLGLLMSIPLTVVAQVWIKEALIKDILDKWGSDNKNDVEIVVVADSAELPESSKLPAVATKTGDNPNGDDVTDKT, from the coding sequence CAGATAGCCTGGGAGTCTTCATCTGTGAATTTAGGTCAGTGGATTGGTTTACTAGCTGTCGTTATTTCGTTTTACGTACTGTGGCAAATTAGGCAAGTGCTGCTGCTGGTGTTTGTCGCTGTTGTGTTAGCGACTGCCTTGAACAGGCTAGCGCGGTGGCTGCAAAGCAAGCGTGTACCCCGGCTCTTGGCTGTACTGCTGTCGGTGGGAATTTTAGCAAGCGCCATCACAGGATTTTTCTTGCTGATTGTGCCGCCGTTCGCTGCTGAATTTCAAGAATTGACGACAACGAAGTTTCCCCAAGTGTTAGCACTGGTAAGCGATTGGCAAAATCAGTTGAGAAGCAGGCTTCCAGCGCAGTTGCTTCCTTACATACCAGATGTTGATAGTTTGGTGCAGCAACTCCAGCCTTTTCTAAATAGGCTCTTGGGAGGCTCGGTAGCAGTTTTTTCAGGCTCGCTGGGAGTTGTCCTCAATTTGTTGCTGGTGCTTGTTTTGACCATAATGCTGTTAGTCAATCCCCAAGCTTACCGCAAGGCGTTTTTGAGGTTGTTTCCGTCGTTCTATCGGCGTCGGGCGGATGGCATTCTTTCTGAGTGCGAAGTATCGCTAGGGGCATGGCTGGGCGGCGCTTTTATCAGCATGAGCGTTATTGCCATATTGAGTTGGCTTGGACTGACAATTTTAGGAATAAGATTGGCGATCGCTAGTGGCGTTTTGGCAGGATTGCTGAATTTTATTCCCAATATTGGCCCGACTTTAAGCGTTGTATTGCCAATGGGAATTGCTCTTTTAGATGCCCCTTGGAAATCAGTTTTTGTTTTGGCTCTTTATATTATCATTCAGCAGTTTGAAAGCAATTTACTAACACCCTATATCATGTCGCAACAGGTATCTCTGTTACCAGCTGTGACGTTATTATCTCAACTTGTTTTTACTACAGCTTTTGGCTCTTTAGGACTGCTAATGTCCATACCTCTAACTGTTGTTGCTCAGGTTTGGATAAAAGAAGCCTTAATCAAAGATATTCTTGATAAATGGGGCAGTGATAATAAAAACGATGTGGAGATAGTTGTCGTCGCTGACTCTGCTGAATTACCTGAGTCTTCAAAGTTGCCTGCCGTAGCAACAAAAACAGGAGATAATCCTAACGGGGATGATGTTACCGACAAAACATAG
- a CDS encoding TMEM165/GDT1 family protein, translating into MLTAFTAGLLLITISELGDKTFFIAVILAMRHSRRLVFVGSLAALAAMTVLSVLVGQAVSILPQTYIHHAEIALFLGFGLKLLYEASKMQPGKECEEAEEALSVVKEAELKMPKVKSNLAVVVEAFVLTFVAEWGDRTQFATIALAASNSALGVTAGAIMGHAICAAIAVMGGRLIAGRISERMMTTIGGCLFVIFGAIAAMKGA; encoded by the coding sequence GTGCTGACAGCTTTTACTGCGGGTTTATTACTAATCACGATTTCCGAGTTAGGCGATAAAACATTTTTTATTGCCGTAATTCTGGCAATGCGGCACTCCCGGCGGCTGGTATTTGTAGGCTCGCTCGCAGCATTGGCAGCGATGACTGTGTTATCTGTTCTAGTTGGGCAGGCAGTCTCGATTTTGCCCCAAACTTACATCCACCATGCTGAAATTGCTTTATTTCTTGGCTTCGGGCTGAAGTTATTGTATGAAGCCAGTAAAATGCAACCTGGAAAAGAGTGTGAAGAAGCCGAAGAAGCACTTTCGGTGGTGAAGGAAGCTGAATTGAAAATGCCCAAGGTGAAAAGCAATCTGGCGGTTGTGGTAGAAGCGTTCGTGCTAACTTTTGTGGCGGAGTGGGGCGATCGCACCCAATTTGCGACGATAGCGCTAGCAGCATCTAATTCGGCGCTGGGGGTAACGGCTGGGGCAATTATGGGGCATGCGATTTGTGCAGCGATCGCAGTTATGGGAGGGCGCCTGATTGCAGGGCGGATTTCCGAGAGAATGATGACAACGATCGGCGGTTGTCTATTTGTAATTTTTGGCGCGATCGCTGCCATGAAAGGGGCTTAA